The sequence ACTCTCGCTTGGTAGATGTTCTCTCCTTCTTAAGACCCTTTAATGCATGGACTTTTTTCATGACTGTCTGCCGGCTAATTGCTCCACCTGTCACATTGCTGGCGCTTTTGGCATAGGAGTATTGTCCAGCATGCTCAACTAAATTTACAGCTACTGTTCCTGATACACGCTCATATTTTTCTAATCCTACTACTTTATCAAGAAGATAGCAGTATTCCTGGTTCTTTTTATCATAAAAATAGGTCCTGTTAAACTGTAAGAGCCCAAAAACAGTATATATTTCTCGCTTATCATTTTTTCGCTCAATTACAATTCCTTTTTGCTTTCGTTCAACTTTATCTTCAACAATTCTTCTATCAATCAATTCAAAATAAGTTCTCATCATATCCAGAATAAATTTATCTGTTATCTCCTTTAAATCTGTTTCTATTTCCTCCATGATTCGAGTTTCTTCTTCTGAAAAAATTCTAAAACTTGATTGATGAATTCTTCGCATTTTTGTTGTATAATTATACTCACAAGAGACCCTCCTTTTTGATGGTTTTGTTTTTGTCAACTTTTATTTTACCAAAAAGAGTGGTCTCTTATGTTTTTTTGTTTGTATTTTTTCCTACAACAATTTTACACTATGAATATCAATTTTTATATCTTTTAAAAAAAGCAAATTTTTGTTATACTGAAATTGCATTGGGAAGAATACCTCCTTTTATGAGTATGTTTGTTTTTTTCATTACCAGGTATTCGACCCAATGCTTTATATTTTCCTTCTTCTACCCCAACATTTATTATAGAACCTATAATTTAAGTATATATTTTATCTAAATTCTTAACAACTTCTTCCCAACTATAATTATATTGTATCTTTTCTAGATTTTTAATTTTCTGTTTAAGGATATACCTATTTTCATTTATATACATGACTAAATTTCTAATTTCTTCAAAATTACTTCCATCAACTGCAAATCCTATGTCATGTTCTTTAATAAAGTTCTCTAGTACTGTGCCTGAATTTACAATAATTGGTGTTTTAGTTATTATTGCCTCAAAAAACTTTACTGGATATGATATCCTATACTGTAGTGAATTAGTTGGATATAATGCATATAATAAATCCGTTTTACTATAAAGCTTTGCACTCTGTGTAAAATGATATTTACCTGTTATCCTAACATTATTATATTTTTTTTCAATATTTTTTAAACTTTCATAAGCAACACCTGCACCATGAATTAAAATTTCTACATCACTCATTTCTTTACAAGCATCCATTAAATTTTTTAACTCATTATACTGTCTAACAGCTCCTATATAAGAAATTCTAAGTTTGTCTGATTCAGTTTTCTGGCATTCAATATAATTGTATTTATCTGGATAATTAGGTAAATATATCAATTTTTTTATATTTTTATTTCTAACTACTTTTTTTTGCATTTCATTCACATAT comes from Anaerobranca gottschalkii DSM 13577 and encodes:
- a CDS encoding glycosyltransferase — translated: MKKIKMIVTNSFHPDIRVYKEAKYLTLKGFDVEILCWDRQNEFKNKEVEIIDSIKIKRFFPFAKYGTGYKQIIPFIKFIKECKNYLKNKEFDYLHCHDLDGIIVGYFCKSINCKLIFDMHEFYEVNGKKQKIRYIIRFLVNYFQSKSDNIIYVNEMQKKVVRNKNIKKLIYLPNYPDKYNYIECQKTESDKLRISYIGAVRQYNELKNLMDACKEMSDVEILIHGAGVAYESLKNIEKKYNNVRITGKYHFTQSAKLYSKTDLLYALYPTNSLQYRISYPVKFFEAIITKTPIIVNSGTVLENFIKEHDIGFAVDGSNFEEIRNLVMYINENRYILKQKIKNLEKIQYNYSWEEVVKNLDKIYT
- a CDS encoding UPF0236 family transposase-like protein — encoded protein: MEEIETDLKEITDKFILDMMRTYFELIDRRIVEDKVERKQKGIVIERKNDKREIYTVFGLLQFNRTYFYDKKNQEYCYLLDKVVGLEKYERVSGTVAVNLVEHAGQYSYAKSASNVTGGAISRQTVMKKVHALKGLKKERTSTKRELKVLHIDADEDHVALQDGKKAIVPLISIYEGLERTGKRNKCLNVHHISSYGKEIEELWLEAADWIYDTYEIDALERIYIHGDGALWIKEGLKWLPKAKL